In a single window of the Lodderomyces elongisporus chromosome 4, complete sequence genome:
- the HDA2 gene encoding histone deacetylase, with product MNLMDILSADPPSSIYGSMEDLGQNGGSGQGLNTLADTVIQDQFHNSSQEAEDQTVAAAAAAAVAVGGDDQQLNFSQQQLQQHQAHNPTRHNSSGVYHIPTQLSKLQIALTKILLHLISEPLINQSISKEKKKNTIDSLLEVSTMQSTLSLSPDNGHQNANDGGSRDLYKLFAFCFEKLCVINNHPSLLVDHFMPRKLLLSEPNESQISMSGKLELFNKIVDGIIDAHRHRSRNDRDQEKEEEKKKEKEQRKNKEKTQGKQKQLVSILVVAKSNKELELIEGMIIGKDLQYHNSSNMRLYDDKRKRPFLRKKDDKERGRAGGADEHENNDDSDNDGDDNDNDDNDQHHDKGVHASLFINLIQTRQLYNNYMNSSTSSIGNYKFIFSFDFDIDPSNPSIEMLRSSHNCPIYVPVPIFSIEHLKLCIPEPRHSNFDDGGDELHRWRLKVLNTMVVNMYNLESGKYSFRETFYRDIYGIKMSKYVAEVARNPIEFSNRLGQFDEELTLNFSLEKLKRKLESMYNIKVNGVYYDNGRVLTVENIKSQLVEAIQLEYLRIRDELDRIEHKEVPLKRSLETARQVHFDEDEDSIQASYKKLRKLNEQASILDKRLARFENDIDKNQEKLYELECKEDELIRNTSGEDSKEGFEQVLLNQRELLSRLEKELGDLQTEMKKVSDDADDARQDYQQNSSQAVLELKKLEKIKEQRNKLYKKINGPGMAQLPDLIRRDTLINYEQRLTRLVAQNKFLNSFYDGKIDRIYVERQHILENNGGPSGSSSRPSNRISRDSTPF from the coding sequence ATGAATTTGATGGATATATTATCGGCTGATCCCCCATCATCAATATATGGTAGTATGGAAGATTTGGGACAAAACGGTGGCAGTGGCCAAGGTCTTAACACACTAGCCGACACAGTTATACAAGACCAGTTTCATAATAGTCTGCAAGAAGCTGAAGATCAAacagtagcagcagcagcagctgctgctgtAGCAGTGGGAGGAGATGATCAACAATTAAATTttctgcaacaacaactacagcAACATCAAGCCCATAACCCGACAAGACACAACTCCTCGGGTGTTTACCATATTCCCACTCAACTTAGCAAGCTACAGATTGCATTAACAAAAATCCTCTTGCATTTGATTAGCGAGCCACTAATCAATCAATCTATAtcgaaggaaaagaaaaaaaacaccattGATAGCTTGCTTGAAGTATCAACCATGCAATCTACACTTTCTTTATCACCCGATAATGGGCACCAAAATGCTAATGACGGTGGCAGTAGAGACCTTTATAAactttttgcattttgcTTTGAGAAACTCTGCGTGATAAACAACCATCCTTCATTGTTGGTTGACCATTTCATGCCAAGGAAGTTGTTACTCTCGGAACCCAATGAGCTGCAAATCAGCATGTCTGGTAAACTCGAGCTCTTCAACAAGATCGTGGACGGTATTATCGATgcacacagacacagaaGTAGAAACGATAGGGACcaggagaaagaagaagagaaaaagaaagagaaagaacaaagaaaaaataaagaaaaaacgcAAGgtaagcaaaaacaattggtTTCCATATTGGTAGTGGCAAAGAGTAATAAAGAATTGGAGTTGATTGAAGGAATGATCATTGGCAAGGATTTGCAGTATCATAATTCGAGTAACATGAGATTGTATGATGATAAGCGAAAAAGACCTTTTTTGCGGAAAAAAGAtgacaaagaaagaggcaGAGCAGGTGGTGCCGACGAACACGAAAACAACGACGACAGCGACAAcgatggtgatgataatgataatgatgataatgatcaACACCATGATAAAGGTGTCCATGCGTCACTTTTTATTAACTTGATTCAAACTCGCCAGCTTTACAATAACTATATGAATCTGTCCACATCTTCTATCGGCAATTACAAATTTATCTTTTCATTTGATTTCGATATCGACCCGTCAAATCCAAGTATTGAGATGCTTCGACTGAGCCACAATTGCCCTATATACGTTCCTGTCCCCATCTTTTCGATTGAGCATCTCAAATTGTGTATTCCAGAGCCCCGGCACTCTAATTTTGACGACGGAGGGGATGAATTACACAGGTGGCGGCTTAAGGTTTTGAACACTATGGTGGTGAATATGTACAATTTGGAAAGTGGCAAGTATAGTTTTAGAGAAACATTTTATCGAGATATTTATGGCATCAAGATGAGCAAGTATGTTGCGGAAGTTGCTAGAAATCCGATTGAATTTAGCAATCGACTAGGTCAATTTGACGAAGAATTAACccttaatttttctttggaaaagttgaagagaAAATTGGAGTCCATGTATAATATCAAGGTCAATGGGGTGTATTACGATAATGGTAGAGTATTAACGGTGGAGAATATTAAAAGTCAACTTGTTGAAGCAATACAATTGGAGTATCTTCGAATTCGCGATGAGTTGGATAGGATTGAGCATAAGGAGGTTCCATTGAAAAGACTGCTTGAAACAGCGAGACAAGTCCattttgatgaagatgaagattcGATACAAGCAAGTTACAAAAAATTGCGCAAGTTAAATGAGCAAGCTTCGATATTGGACAAGAGACTAGCTcgatttgaaaatgatatCGATAAGAATCAAGAGAAATTATATGAATTGGAATGTAAAGAGGATGAATTGATACGCAATACAAGTGGTGAAGATAGCAAGGAGGGTTTTGAGCAGGTGCTTTTGAACCAGAGGGAGCTTCTTTCAAGACTTGAGAAAGAGCTTGGTGATTTGCAAACTGAAATGAAGAAAGTTAGtgatgatgctgatgatgcTAGACAGGATTATCAACAAAACTCATCGCAAGCTGTCTTGGAACTTAAGAAACTAGAAAAAATCAAGgagcaaagaaacaagctttataagaaaataaatggACCAGGAATGGCACAACTACCTGATTTGATTCGCCGGGATACATTGATTAATTATGAACAAAGGTTGACTAGACTTGTGGCGCAAAACAAATTTCTTAATTCGTTTTATGATGGAAAAATCGATAGGATATATGTTGAGAGACAGCATATTCTTGAGAATAACGGTGGACCAAGTGGGTCTAGTAGTCGACCCAGCAATAGAATAAGTAGAGACTCCACTCCATTTTAg
- the YCK2 gene encoding Palmitoylated plasma membrane-bound casein kinase, whose translation MSNRISTTTNNPAAVAAAQASHSNPIISSSKQNSALGGMNQHHLHSSNNIINSNNKNNMVNNNLTSSSASHQAANAASNSNSSVVGLHYKIGKKIGEGSFGVIFEGTNIINGVPVGIKFEPRKTEAPQLRDEYRTYKHLQGCPGIPNAYYFGQEGLHNILVIDLLGPSLEDLFDWCGRRFSVKTVVQVAIQMITLVEEVHRHDLIYRDIKPDNFLIGRQGMPDENNVHLIDFGMAKQYRDPRTKQHIPYREKKSLSGTARYMSINTHLGREQSRRDDLEALGHVFFYFLRGQLPWQGLKAPTNKQKYEKIGDKKRTTPAVTLCDGLPNQFAEYLDSVRSLPFDAEPPYEEYRMLLVSILDDLGQSCDGDYDWMHLNGGKGWDASINKKPNLHGYGHPNPPNERERRHRDQKRSRQQQQQQQAQQAQQSQQQLSAAQLHQQKLQHLVNRPLPPIKQESMSGGGQNDFLNGGVGAVGTTGGLDQGGKYEGYNMNNYPQQQQQHHQQQQQYDEDAEESKGFFSKLCCH comes from the exons ATGTCAAACCGCATTTCCACTACAACAAATAATccagcagcagtagcagctGCTCAAGCATCACATAGTAATCCAATAATATCATCGTCCAAACAAAACTCTGCCTTGGGAGGAATGAATCAACACCACCTTCATTCTAGCAATAATATAATcaacagtaacaacaagaacaatatGGTTAACAACAATCTTacctcttcttctgcttcgCACCAAGCAGCAAATGCAGCAAGCAACTCCAACTCATCAGTAGTTGGGTTACACTACAAGATtgggaaaaaaattggcgAAGGCTCATTTGGTGTCATCTTTGAAGGTACAAACATCATCAATGGTGTTCCTGTAGGTATCAAATTTGAACCCAGAAAGACCGAAGCACCACAATTGCGAGACGAGTATAGAACTTATAAGCATTTGCAAGGATGTCCTGGTATCCCCAATGCATATTATTTTGGTCAAGAAGGGTTGCACAATATCTTGGTGATTGACTTGTTAGGACCTTCATTGGAGGATCTATTTGATTGGTGTGGAAGAAGATTCTCAGTCAAGACCGTTGTTCAAGTTGCCATTCAAATGATCACATTAGTTGAAGAAGTCCATCGTCACGATTTGATTTATAGAGACATTAAGCCTGATAATTTCCTTATTGGACGCCAAGGGATGCCGGATGAAAACAATGTCCACTTGATTGATTTTGGAATGGCCAAACAATATAGAGACCCAAGAACGAAACAGCACATACCATATAGAGAAAAGAAGTCATTGAGCGGAACCGCACGTTATATGTCCATCAACACGCACTTGGGTAGAGAGCAATCAAGAAGAGACGACTTGGAAGCCTTGGGGCATGtgtttttctattttctcaGAGGACAATTACCATGGCAAGGTTTAAAAGCGCCaaccaacaaacaaaagtatGAGAAGATTGGCGACAAAAAGAGAACCACACCAGCAGTGACGCTTTGTGACGGCTTGCCCAACCAATTTGCAGAATACTTGGACTCGGTCAGATCATTGCCATTTGATGCAGAGCCACCGTATGAAGAGTATAGAATGTTGCTTGTGTCTATTTTGGATGACTTGGGTCAAAGCTGTGACGGAGATTATGACTGGATGCATTTGAACGGCGGTAAGGGCTGGGATGCTTCAATCAATAAAAAGCCAAACTTGCACGGTTACGGCCATCCAAATCCACCGAATGAGCGCGAAAGAAGACACCGTGATCAAAAGAGGAGcagacaacaacaacaacaacaacaagctcAACAAGCTCAACAG TCGCAGCAACAATTGTCGGCTGCGCAATTGcaccaacaaaaattacaacATTTGGTCAATAGACCATTACCACCAATTAAACAAGAGTCTATGAGTGGTGGCGGACAAAACGATTTTTTGAATGGCGGTGTTGGCGCAGTAGGAACCACCGGAGGATTGGACCAAGGTGGTAAATACGAGGGATATAACATGAACAATTACccacaacagcaacaacaacatcatcagcaacaacaacagtacgACGAAGATGCGGAAGAAAGTAAAGGCTTTTTCTCAAAGTTGTGTTGTCATTGA
- the CHS4 gene encoding Chitin synthase 4 yields the protein MSTTSQHPYRQVSGSSSSAPPYPVSDFNVTNSQSDRSDSSPSMTEVTSGLEDMHMTSTYNKGSNHSQSQLQQQQQQEQEQQYQQQQQQQQPYRSLLAVNEPPPSQQQQQRNASAGAFSQYSGSNINFPPHLVPNLSQTQQAPQLPTSDHYIPQQQQQQQQQQQQQQPAQISPVRTQTFEQTAPFNHSPKIGSTVNVKSPTMPYPMYETSSTPPPVFGNSKDSIVVSPPSNPLSTASSVTNLNLNTNNTTASNQNNLSLDNQMFSRSENNLSMPSPMGKFGHSRSVSSTSSFFYERNDNASMVDFNQNVIQQYLGSNSQHLMPRIKTLELYRKNAKKSNDANVLFQYAQYMLQTALLLGQDINNSTNANAAGNTAANTNTNTNTNTTLSSQSSGENTPSYNNSPRKGPMDAKDRDSKAHKKNKSIDFSNIELEGNEKKLKKSLLKEAVFYLKKLSDKGYVEAQYLLGDAYSSGALEKIDNREAFILFQSAAKHGHVESAYRTSYCYEEGLGTGRDARKAVEYLKIAAAKNHPAAMYKLGVYSFYSRMGLPNDMNTKKMGIKWLTRATNVATELTAAAPFELGKLYYNGFEDIIITDRKYALELYAQAAALGHTQSAAILGSHYEYGDDIIPQDSNLSIHYYTQAALGGDAHSMLSMCAWYLVGADPFLPKDEAEAFEWAKRAASCNLPKAQFALANFFEKGIGCVKNVAEAQMWYRKAAENGDEKSLARLTDRELAKNIQKKLKKSGKFASANNYGQPSYNGVGASSNGQSTRAGTGDAGAAGAQKKRDCVIM from the coding sequence ATGAGCACAACTTCACAACATCCATATCGTCAGGTATCGGGCAGTTCGTCATCAGCACCACCATACCCGGTACTGGACTTTAATGTTACTAATAGCCAGAGTGATAGATCAGATAGCTCGCCAAGTATGACTGAAGTCACCTCGGGCTTGGAAGACATGCATATGACATCCACATACAACAAAGGTTCCAATCACCTGCAACTGCAAttgcaacagcagcaacagcaagagcaagagcaacaatatcaacaacaacaacaacaacaacaaccataTAGAAGCCTATTGGCAGTCAACGAGCCTCCACCAtcacaacagcaacaacagagAAATGCAAGTGCTGGTGCTTTTAGCCAATACAGCGGCTCTAATATCAACTTTCCTCCACACTTGGTTCCCAACTTGtcacaaacacaacaagCACCACAACTACCAACATCCGACCATTATAtccctcaacaacaacagcagcaacaacagcagcaacagcaacaacaaccggCCCAAATCTCACCAGTACGTACTCAAACTTTTGAACAAACTGCTCCATTTAACCACTCACCAAAGATTGGTTCAACTGTAAATGTGAAATCACCAACCATGCCATACCCCATGTATGAAACTTCATCGACACCACCGCCAGTTTTCGGCAACTCCAAGGATAGCATTGTGGTTTCACCACCATCAAACCCATTGTCAACAGCATCATCAGTCACAAACTTAAACTTGAACACAAATAACACCACAGCAAGcaaccaaaacaacttATCATTGGATAACCAGATGTTTAGCAGATCTGAAAACAACTTGAGCATGCCATCACCAATGGGAAAGTTTGGCCACAGCCGTTCGGTATCCTCGACCTCATCCTTCTTTTATGAGAGAAATGACAACGCATCAATGGTTGATTTCAACCAAAATGTCATTCAGCAATACCTCGGCTCCAACTCGCAACATTTAATGCCCAGAATCAAAACATTGGAATTGTATCGTAAAAATGCTAAAAAATCAAACGATGCCAATGTCTTGTTCCAATATGCACAGTATATGTTGCAAACTGCATTGCTCTTGGGACAGGATATCAATAACTCgacaaatgcaaatgcagcTGGAAATACAGCTGCAAACACAAATActaacacaaacacaaacacaactTTGTCATCACAATCCTCGGGCGAAAACACTCCTCTGTATAACAACTCTCCCAGAAAGGGACCTATGGACGCAAAGGACAGGGACTCCAAAGCTCataagaaaaataaatctATTGACTTTTCAAATATTGAATTAGAAGGCAATGaaaagaagttgaaaaaatcaCTTTTAAAGGAAGCCGTGTTTTACTTGAAGAAACTCTCGGATAAAGGTTATGTCGAAGCTCAATATTTGTTGGGAGACGCATATTCTTCTGGAGCattggaaaaaattgataatcGAGAAGCATTCATTTTGTTCCAGTCTGCTGCTAAACACGGACACGTTGAAAGTGCATACCGTACCTCGTATTGCTATGAAGAAGGGTTGGGTACCGGTCGCGATGCACGAAAAGCTGTAGAGTATTTGAAGATTGCTGCTGCCAAGAATCACCCGGCAGCAATGTACAAACTTGGAGTATATTCCTTTTATTCAAGAATGGGGTTGCCGAACGATATGAATACAAAGAAGATGGGTATCAAATGGCTTACACGTGCTACTAATGTTGCGACAGAATTAACGGCAGCAGCACCATTTGAGTTGGGCAAGTTGTACTATAATGGATTCGAGGACATCATTATTACCGATCGTAAGTATGCGCTCGAACTATACGCACAAGCTGCAGCATTGGGGCACACTCAATCTGCCGCGATATTGGGTTCGCATTACGAGTATGGCGATGATATTATCCCACAAGACTCCAACTTATCCATACACTACTATACGCAAGCTGCGTTGGGTGGTGATGCACACTCGATGCTTTCAATGTGTGCATGGTATCTCGTGGGCGCTGATCCTTTTTTGCCCAAGGATGAAGCCGAAGCGTTTGAATGGGCCAAGAGGGCAGCGCTGTGCAATTTGCCCAAGGCGCAGTTTGCGTTGGCAAATTTCTTTGAGAAGGGAATAGGATGTGTAAAGAATGTTGCTGAGGCACAAATGTGGTATAGAAAAGCTGCCGAGAATGGCGATGAGAAAAGTCTTGCAAGGTTGACTGACCGTGAATTGGCAAAgaatatacaaaaaaaattgaaaaagtcaGGTAAGTTTGCATCTGCAAATAATTATGGCCAACCCAGCTACAATGGAGTAGGTGCAAGTAGTAATGGACAGCTGACTAGAGCAGGTACCGGAGATGCAGGGGCTGCAGGGGCtcagaaaaagagagattgTGTCATCATGTAA
- the KIP3 gene encoding tubulin-dependent ATPase kip3 (BUSCO:EOG09260BRA) has product MADKTVSAATSFSSAVSTAKVATASTSSTTSITETPASTPLSAFVAPSAKQSSISVAVRVRPFTTNENNKLIRNDDDEMLMGDGCLSTPTSQQQSSSSQKKVFAPIGLRKIIKVVDDRMLIFDPPETNPIAKMQKNAFPNSFKGSRIREHKFVFDRLFDEDTAQDEVYHNTTKPLLDSVLDGYNATVFAYGATGCGKTHTISGTPEQPGVIFLTMKELYEKINELKDTKIIDVSLSYLEIYNETIRDLLTPETDFKKLIIREDSNQKISVSNLSTHRPNSVDEVMELILRGNMNRTSSPTEANATSSRSHAVLQINVVQKNRTGDITEDHTFATLSIIDLAGSERAAATKNRGARLNEGANINKSLLALGNCINALCDPRRRNHVPYRDSKLTRLLKFSLGGNCKTVMIVCVSPSSQHYDETLNTLKYADRAKEIKTKVMRNQQSLDRHVGSYLKMITEQKLEIEELRAREGKVIEIDREKQEKLRHEAFVLLQEQIATIKRNLYKNTQERCKKCLLLAKRKLLLLQKVQVEQLLLNANSGMLESNQESTIRDLCEQIVSKLNSQIPEIEEQYSQQYEVDYILGDSAMQGLSKLQNEKGWTEYHTTIYMQQLENLSKEVQIDQLVKSSALFDQLIRSMYEFIYLGIEGEIVNVLQNLVNGNFETALQYHASEYIRERLWYQQPLNNSAQHPLQQHDSNSLSSLPLKKLRGFKNNTHSSSNKTSPTRTSPLKTSPTRASPTRSSPMKPPLKRIKSSQNRKAKKVFRWGEGAQTTENVAPNTKAPDGPQQLHHQHQSRQQRQMDSSFDDTVVNTSASAMLDTLEQGSPTIDHVLDLDLSFNPVLESPQSPQPPQLQSTNLFAKSPLSEKSSKNISCPNTIGDERNKAEQKMEQSSGSLVNRRLNASLIESRRPLLNTSAASRLTQTED; this is encoded by the coding sequence ATGGCAGATAAAACTGTAAGCGCTGCCACATCATTTTCCCTGGCTGTATCTACCGCAAAAGTTGCAACCGCAAGCACAAGTTCCACTACCAGTATTACTGAAACACCTGCATCAACACCTTTATCAGCATTTGTCGCCCCTTCTGCAAAGCAATCCTCGATATCAGTTGCGGTTCGTGTACGACCTTTTACAACAAACGAAAACAATAAATTAATAAGaaatgacgatgatgagaTGCTCATGGGTGATGGGTGTTTGTCCACGCCAACATCTCAGCAGCAATCTTCTAGttcacaaaaaaaagtttttgctCCCATAGGGTTAAGGAAAATTATCAAGGTGGTTGATGATCGCATGTTAATTTTTGATCCACCCGAAACAAACCCAATTGCCaagatgcaaaaaaatGCTTTCCCCAATAGCTTTAAAGGATCAAGAATACGCGAGCACAAGTTTGTGTTTGATCGATTATTTGACGAAGACACGGCGCAGGATGAAGTTTACCACAATACTACAAAACCTTTATTGGATTCTGTTTTAGATGGGTACAATGCAACTGTTTTTGCGTACGGAGCAACGGGATGTGGAAAAACACACACTATTCTGGGCACACCTGAACAACCAGGTGTCATATTCTTAACAATGAAGGAGTTGTATGAAAAAATCAATGAGCTAAAAGATACAAAAATCATTGATGTTAGCCTTTCATACCTTGAGATTTACAATGAAACAATTAGAGACTTGCTTACACCTGAAACtgattttaaaaaattgattataCGCGAGGATTCAAACCAAAAGATTTCAGTTTCGAATTTATCGACACATCGTCCAAACTCCGTTGACGAAGTTATGGAACTTATTCTCAGAGGGAATATGAATCGTACCTCCAGTCCCACAGAGGCAAATGCCACATCAAGCAGATCGCATGCAGTGTTACAAATTAATGTTGTGCAAAAGAATCGGACCGGGGATATCACCGAAGATCATACTTTTGCCACGTTGTCAATTATCGACTTGGCAGGTAGTGAACGTGCTGCAGCAACGAAAAATAGAGGTGCAAGACTTAACGAAGGCGccaatatcaacaaatcATTATTAGCATTGGGCAATTGCATTAACGCGTTATGTGACCCACGGCGACGAAACCACGTACCGTATAGGGATTCAAAGTTGACGAgattgttgaaattttcaCTTGGCGGCAACTGCAAAACAGTAATGATTGTATGTGTTTCGCCAAGCAGTCAACACTATGATGAAACATTGAATACTTTGAAATATGCGGACCGAGCAAAggaaatcaaaacaaaagtgaTGAGAAACCAACAGAGTTTGGATCGTCATGTTGGCTCATATCTAAAAATGATTACTGAGCAGAAACTTGAGATTGAGGAATTACGAGCTAGAGAAGGTAAAGTTATTGAAATTGATCGAGAAAAGCAGGAAAAACTCCGCCACGAAGCATTTGTTTTATTACAAGAACAGATTGCTACCATAAAGCGCAATTTGTACAAAAACACCCAAGAAAGATGCAAGAAATGTCTTTTGCTTGCCAAAAGGAagcttttgcttcttcaaaaAGTGCAAGTAGAGCAACTACTTTTGAATGCAAATAGCGGAATGTTGGAATCGAATCAAGAGTCCACCATTAGAGATTTATGCGAACAAATTGTATCTAAATTGAACTCACAAATTCCAGAAATTGAAGAGCAGTATTCCCAACAGTATGAGGTTGATTATATCTTGGGAGATTCCGCAATGCAAGGATTGAGTAAATTACAGAACGAGAAAGGCTGGACCGAGTACCATACCACAATTTACATGCAACAACTTGAAAACTTGAGCAAAGAAGTGcaaattgatcaattggTCAAGTCCCTGGCGTTATTTGACCAGTTGATTAGATCAATGTACGAGTTCATATATCTCGGTATAGAGGGAGAAATTGTAAATGTGTTGCAAAACTTGGTCAATGGCAATTTCGAAACCGCGCTACAATACCATGCTAGTGAATATATAAGAGAAAGACTTTGGTATCAGCAGCCATTAAATAATTCCGCACAGCATCCACTACAGCAACATGATTCTAATTCCCTAAGTTCTCTTCCATTAAAGAAACTTCGTGGTTTCAAAAATAACACGCATTCCTCTTCAAATAAGACATCGCCAACAAGAACATCACCTCTTAAGACATCGCCTACTAGAGCGTCGCCAACAAGATCATCACCAATGAAGCCACCGCTCAAACGTATAAAGAGCTCTCAGAATCGCAAAGCTAAAAAGGTTTTTAGATGGGGTGAAGGTGCTCAAACAACAGAAAATGTTGCACCAAATACAAAGGCTCCCGATGGCCCACAGCAGTTGCACCATCAGCATCAATCGCGGCAACAGCGGCAAATGGACTCGAGTTTTGATGACACTGTTGTAAACACTTCTGCACTGGCAATGCTCGATACACTAGAGCAAGGATCTCCTACAATAGATCACGTACTCGATTTGGATCTCCTGTTCAATCCTGTTTTGGAATCTCCTCAATCTCCGCAACCACCACAACTacaatcaacaaatttatTTGCCAAAAGTCCATTAAGCGAGAAACTGTCAAAGAATATACTGTGCCCCAACACAATTGGAGATGAACGTAATAAAGcagaacaaaaaatggaGCAGCTGAGCGGGCTGCTTGTAAATCGACGATTGAATGCGAGTTTAATTGAACTGCGAAGGCCCCTTTTGAATACACTGGCTGCATCGAGACTAACCCAAACTGAAGATTGA
- the UBC6 gene encoding Ubiquitin-conjugating enzyme E2 6, whose product MASRQSQRRLSKEYKSIQATPPPYIMAKPNDENILEWHYIITGPKNTVYEEGQYHGILRFPVEYPFKPPSISMITPNGRFQTNTRLCLSMSDYHPDTWNPAWSVATILTGLLSFMTGNESTTGSINTSENVKRKLARESLKWNTKENPRFVRQFPDVVKSNKEELIRRAEKEEEEIRRRKRLEAEAGNGENGDGAQNGGKEKPLDFKDLDKLDPEDRARILVEHERKMALNERNAAKNGGAGGLGLLKNLLSGGGVTALAGVVVAAFLAAYFSILKRG is encoded by the coding sequence ATGGCATCAAGGCAATCACAGAGAAGATTGAGCAAAGAGTACAAGTCGATCCAGGCAACTCCGCCTCCTTACATTATGGCCAAGCCTAACGACGAAAACATTTTGGAGTGGCACTATATTATAACTGGTCCCAAGAATACCGTTTATGAGGAAGGACAGTATCATGGTATATTGCGGTTCCCCGTTGAGTATCCATTTAAGCCCCCTTCAATCTCGATGATTACCCCCAATGGTCGATttcaaacaaatacaagatTATGTCTCTCGATGAGTGATTATCATCCAGACACTTGGAATCCGGCATGGAGTGTAGCCACGATTCTTACGGGGCTTTTGAGCTTTATGACTGGAAATGAAAGCACGACGGGGTCCATTAATACTCTGGAGAATGTCAAGAGAAAATTAGCAAGAGAAAGTTTGAAATGGAACACAAAGGAGAATCCGAGGTTTGTTAGGCAGTTTCCCGATGTTGTTAAGCTGAATAAAGAAGAGTTGATTAGACGcgcagaaaaagaagaggaggaaatTAGAAGGCGAAAGCGTTTGGAGGCGGAAGCTGGGAATGGAGAGAATGGAGATGGTGCACAGAatggaggaaaagagaagcCCTTAGATTTTAAGGATTTGGACAAATTGGACCCCGAAGATCGTGCAAGGATTTTGGTTGAACATGAGCGAAAAATGGCATTAAATGAACGGAATGCTGCTAAAAATGGTGGTGCCGGAGGTTTAggtttgttgaagaatttATTGAGTGGTGGAGGAGTCACTGCGTTGGCTGGTGtcgttgttgctgcttttCTAGCTGCTTATTTCAGTATTTTGAAGAGAGGCTGA